From Cellulosimicrobium sp. ES-005, one genomic window encodes:
- a CDS encoding HNH endonuclease family protein, with translation MSTTSRRVPRRSVLRYVLIALAVAIVVANVINQQSVAADDEPAPTPGSALEALARLEVKGPGPDTGYERGLFGPAWADVDGNGCDTRNDILARDLTDLTFSTRGEVCEVRTGTFQDPYTGETIDFRRGNATSMAVQIDHVVPLLDAWRKGARAWDDETRRQFANDPLNLLASDGPANQAKGARDASAWLPPNHAFRCPYVARQVAVKTAYELAVTPSESEAMARVLADCPAEPLPAG, from the coding sequence TTGAGCACCACGAGCCGCCGCGTCCCTCGTCGGAGCGTCCTGCGCTACGTCCTGATCGCCCTGGCGGTCGCCATCGTGGTCGCGAACGTGATCAACCAGCAGTCCGTCGCCGCCGACGACGAGCCGGCCCCGACCCCGGGGAGCGCGCTCGAGGCGCTGGCGCGGCTCGAGGTGAAGGGGCCTGGCCCGGACACGGGCTACGAACGGGGGCTCTTCGGTCCCGCGTGGGCGGACGTCGACGGCAACGGGTGCGACACCCGCAACGACATCCTCGCGCGCGACCTCACCGACCTCACGTTCTCGACCCGGGGCGAGGTCTGCGAGGTGCGCACGGGCACCTTCCAGGACCCGTACACCGGCGAGACCATCGACTTCCGCCGCGGCAACGCGACGAGCATGGCGGTCCAGATCGACCACGTGGTGCCGCTGCTCGACGCGTGGCGCAAGGGCGCGCGCGCCTGGGACGACGAGACGCGTCGGCAGTTCGCCAACGACCCGCTCAACCTCCTCGCGTCCGACGGCCCCGCGAACCAGGCCAAGGGCGCTCGCGACGCGTCCGCGTGGCTGCCCCCGAACCACGCGTTCCGCTGCCCGTACGTCGCGCGGCAGGTCGCGGTGAAGACCGCCTACGAGCTCGCGGTGACGCCGTCGGAGTCCGAGGCGATGGCGCGCGTGCTCGCGGACTGCCCGGCCGAGCCGCTCCCCGCCGGCTGA
- a CDS encoding Gfo/Idh/MocA family oxidoreductase: MDTAARTLRVGIVGYGGAGRGIHARLVREAGHVVTAVVVRSPERRAAAAEDWPDVHLHDDLDALLADRAAYDVAVVASPSALHADHATALARAGVPVVVDKPLALGAASSRAVVEAAEAAGTPLTVFQNRRWDPEQLTLRSVLDRGEIGRVHTFERRWERWRPVPQQRWKENDLVGGGLLLDLGPHLVDSATQLFGRVTGVWAELRSHTTPTEDDVFLVLHHAPDADGNAVVSRLWAGSVVGAPGPRTRVLGTTGAYVVTTFENDASPFEVFDDAAPEGTLGWVTRGREREPVPQAPGGHADFYRAVADWILDDGPVPVDPHDAVRTAEVLDAARRSAREGRLLDV; the protein is encoded by the coding sequence ATGGACACCGCCGCGCGCACGCTCAGGGTCGGGATCGTCGGGTACGGGGGAGCAGGCCGGGGCATCCACGCGCGCCTCGTCCGCGAGGCCGGGCACGTGGTCACGGCGGTCGTCGTCCGGTCGCCCGAGCGTCGGGCCGCCGCCGCCGAGGACTGGCCGGACGTGCACCTGCACGACGACCTCGACGCGCTCCTCGCGGACCGCGCCGCCTACGACGTCGCCGTCGTCGCGAGCCCGTCGGCCCTGCACGCCGACCACGCCACCGCGCTCGCGCGGGCGGGGGTGCCCGTCGTCGTCGACAAGCCGCTCGCGCTCGGCGCGGCGTCGTCCCGCGCCGTCGTGGAGGCGGCCGAGGCAGCGGGCACGCCCCTCACCGTCTTCCAGAACCGCCGCTGGGACCCCGAGCAGCTCACCCTGCGCTCCGTGCTCGACCGCGGCGAGATCGGGCGCGTGCACACGTTCGAGCGCCGGTGGGAGCGATGGCGCCCCGTGCCGCAGCAGCGCTGGAAGGAGAACGACCTCGTCGGCGGCGGCCTGCTCCTCGACCTCGGGCCGCACCTCGTCGACTCCGCGACCCAGCTCTTCGGGCGCGTCACCGGCGTGTGGGCCGAGCTGCGCTCGCACACCACCCCCACCGAGGACGACGTCTTCCTCGTGCTCCACCACGCGCCCGACGCCGACGGGAACGCGGTCGTGAGCCGCCTCTGGGCCGGCTCCGTCGTCGGCGCCCCCGGGCCGCGCACGCGCGTGCTCGGGACGACCGGGGCGTACGTCGTCACGACGTTCGAGAACGACGCGTCGCCCTTCGAGGTCTTCGACGACGCCGCCCCCGAGGGCACGCTCGGCTGGGTCACGCGCGGTCGCGAGCGCGAGCCCGTCCCGCAGGCACCGGGCGGTCACGCCGACTTCTACCGTGCCGTCGCGGACTGGATCCTCGACGACGGGCCCGTCCCCGTCGACCCGCACGACGCCGTCCGCACCGCCGAGGTCCTCGACGCCGCCCGTCGCAGCGCCCGCGAGGGTCGCCTCCTCGACGTCTGA
- the sucB gene encoding 2-oxoglutarate dehydrogenase, E2 component, dihydrolipoamide succinyltransferase, whose protein sequence is MSENVQMPALGESVTEGTVTRWLKSVGDTVAVDEPLLEVSTDKVDTEIPSPVAGVLEQILVQEDETVEVGTDLAVIGDGSGGGDAAPAPAAAEEPAPQAAPEPEPEQPAAQEAPAEPAPAQQAAPAPQSSGGEEIRLPALGESVTEGTVTRWLKSVGETVEVDEPLLEVSTDKVDTEVPSPVAGTVQQILVQEDETVEVGTVLAIVGSGAAPAAAPAAPAEPAQEAPKQEAAPAPAPTEARTPASEADVPAQAAQEETPAPATSAPAPAAEKPAAPSAPGATPAPAAKAGGTYLTPLVRKLAADKGVDLSTLTGTGVGGRIRKEDVLEAARKAEEAKAAPAAAAPAAPAGGAPKKASVPAVSPLRGTTEKTSRLRKLVASRMVEALSTQAQLTTAVEVDVTRVAALRNRAKADFKAREGANLTFLPFFTLAAVEALKAYPKINATFGEDEITYHGQENVGIAVDTERGLVVPVIKDAGDLNLAGIARKIADLGARTRANKVGPDELAGATFTITNTGSGGAVFDTPIVPVGQVAILGTGTITKRPVVVTDADGNDTIGIRSTCFIFLSYDHRLVDGADAARFLTTIKNRIEEGAFEAEVGL, encoded by the coding sequence ACACCGTCGCCGTCGACGAGCCGCTGCTCGAGGTCTCGACCGACAAGGTCGACACCGAGATCCCGTCGCCCGTCGCGGGCGTGCTCGAGCAGATCCTCGTCCAGGAGGACGAGACCGTGGAGGTCGGTACCGACCTCGCCGTGATCGGCGACGGTTCCGGCGGCGGCGACGCCGCCCCCGCCCCCGCGGCGGCCGAGGAGCCCGCGCCCCAGGCCGCGCCGGAGCCCGAGCCGGAGCAGCCGGCCGCGCAGGAGGCCCCCGCCGAGCCCGCCCCGGCCCAGCAGGCCGCTCCCGCGCCGCAGTCCTCCGGCGGTGAGGAGATCAGGCTCCCCGCGCTCGGCGAGTCCGTCACCGAGGGCACCGTGACCCGGTGGCTCAAGTCGGTCGGCGAGACCGTCGAGGTCGACGAGCCCCTGCTCGAGGTCTCGACCGACAAGGTCGACACCGAGGTCCCCTCGCCCGTGGCCGGCACCGTCCAGCAGATCCTCGTCCAGGAGGACGAGACGGTCGAGGTCGGCACCGTGCTCGCGATCGTCGGCTCGGGCGCCGCCCCGGCCGCCGCCCCCGCGGCACCGGCCGAGCCCGCCCAGGAGGCCCCGAAGCAGGAGGCTGCGCCCGCCCCGGCCCCGACCGAGGCGCGCACCCCGGCGAGCGAGGCGGACGTCCCGGCCCAGGCCGCGCAGGAGGAGACGCCGGCCCCGGCCACGAGCGCCCCGGCCCCCGCGGCCGAGAAGCCCGCCGCGCCGTCCGCACCGGGTGCGACCCCGGCCCCGGCCGCGAAGGCCGGCGGCACGTACCTCACCCCGCTCGTGCGCAAGCTCGCGGCGGACAAGGGCGTCGACCTGTCGACCCTCACGGGCACGGGCGTCGGCGGCCGCATCCGCAAGGAGGACGTGCTCGAGGCCGCCCGCAAGGCCGAGGAGGCCAAGGCCGCCCCCGCAGCTGCCGCTCCCGCGGCTCCCGCCGGTGGTGCCCCGAAGAAGGCCTCCGTCCCGGCCGTCTCGCCGCTGCGCGGCACGACCGAGAAGACGAGCCGTCTGCGCAAGCTCGTCGCGAGCCGCATGGTCGAGGCGCTGAGCACGCAGGCCCAGCTCACGACGGCGGTCGAGGTCGACGTCACCCGCGTCGCCGCCCTGCGCAACCGCGCCAAGGCGGACTTCAAGGCGCGCGAGGGTGCGAACCTCACGTTCCTGCCGTTCTTCACGCTCGCCGCGGTCGAGGCGCTCAAGGCCTACCCGAAGATCAACGCGACCTTCGGCGAGGACGAGATCACCTACCACGGCCAGGAGAACGTGGGCATCGCGGTCGACACCGAGCGCGGCCTCGTGGTCCCCGTCATCAAGGACGCGGGCGACCTCAACCTCGCCGGCATCGCGCGCAAGATCGCCGACCTCGGCGCACGCACGCGTGCCAACAAGGTCGGTCCGGACGAGCTCGCGGGCGCGACGTTCACGATCACCAACACCGGCTCGGGCGGCGCCGTCTTCGACACGCCGATCGTCCCGGTCGGTCAGGTCGCGATCCTCGGCACGGGCACCATCACCAAGCGCCCGGTCGTCGTGACGGACGCGGACGGCAACGACACGATCGGCATCCGCTCGACGTGCTTCATCTTCCTGTCCTACGACCACCGCCTGGTCGACGGTGCGGACGCCGCGCGCTTCCTCACCACGATCAAGAACCGCATCGAGGAGGGCGCGTTCGAGGCCGAGGTCGGCCTCTGA
- a CDS encoding MMPL family transporter has translation MLSNRTGGFLRGLIIVAVIGLWMAIGALGGQAQGRLSSVQTNDAAAFLPASAESTRAAEVAQEFTDSETLPALVVATTGDGSALTPEDLAALDAFARAVPDAPLAGTSGDEPATVGDVSVADPVVVPSEDGEAALVVVSLDASVASDRIGADEDSVSELAVGALRDLAAADASEGGLAGTSLDVWVTGPAGFVADLVTAFGGIDTVLLLVALGAVLVILAIVYRSPILPFLVILTAVLALTLAGLVVYHLAAADVLTLNGQSQGILSILVVGAAVDYSLLVVARYREELRFVRSTTVALRRAVRASVEPVAASAGTVIAGLLCLLLSDLSSNRSLGPVAAIGIAAAFVAALTLLPALLLVAGQRSRALFWPRMPRYEGAHAEHDGGATDAQTTPVESDDAVRVDGHGVWSRVASFVGRHDRRVWVVTALVLAACAAFVPTLDAEGTGDSEVFLADVDSVAGEAALTEHFEGVSAQPAIVIAPEEDLDAVVAAAEGTEGVAAATPVTDQPAAAPGAPARGEPLVVDGQVRVDVTTDAPSDSQEAVETVSALRDAVHDVSPDAMVGGAAAERLDTQLAGQRDLRTIVPVVLAVILLILILLLRSVVAPVLLMLANVLSFGAALGVAAIVFDHVLDFPGADPAVPLYAFCFLVALGVDYSIFLMTRVREESLRVGTRRGVLRGLAVTGSVITSAGVVLATTFAALGIIPLLFLAQLAFIVAFGVLVDTLVVRSLLVPALVHDVGRRAWWPSALGRTDRGPGEPGQPAGSGSAGQSASTRAIASDSDGVTASS, from the coding sequence ATGCTGAGCAATAGGACGGGCGGGTTCCTCCGCGGGCTGATCATTGTCGCAGTCATCGGTCTGTGGATGGCGATCGGCGCGCTGGGCGGGCAGGCCCAGGGGCGCCTGAGCAGCGTGCAGACGAACGACGCCGCCGCGTTCCTCCCGGCGAGCGCCGAGTCCACGCGCGCCGCCGAGGTCGCTCAGGAGTTCACCGACTCCGAGACCCTGCCCGCGCTCGTCGTCGCCACGACGGGCGACGGCAGCGCCCTGACGCCCGAGGACCTCGCCGCGCTCGACGCGTTCGCCCGGGCGGTCCCGGACGCCCCGCTCGCGGGGACGTCGGGCGACGAGCCCGCGACCGTCGGCGACGTCTCCGTCGCCGACCCCGTCGTCGTGCCGTCCGAGGACGGCGAGGCGGCGCTCGTCGTCGTCTCGCTCGACGCGTCCGTCGCGTCCGACCGGATCGGCGCCGACGAGGACAGCGTGAGCGAGCTGGCGGTCGGCGCGCTGCGCGACCTCGCCGCCGCGGACGCGTCCGAGGGCGGGCTCGCCGGGACCTCGCTCGACGTCTGGGTCACCGGCCCGGCCGGGTTCGTGGCCGACCTCGTCACCGCGTTCGGCGGGATCGACACCGTCCTCCTGCTCGTCGCGCTCGGCGCCGTGCTCGTCATCCTCGCGATCGTCTACCGGTCGCCGATCCTGCCGTTCCTCGTGATCCTCACGGCCGTGCTCGCGCTGACCCTCGCGGGCCTCGTCGTCTACCACCTCGCCGCCGCCGACGTCCTCACGCTCAACGGGCAGTCGCAGGGCATCCTCTCGATCCTCGTCGTGGGCGCGGCGGTCGACTACTCGTTGCTCGTCGTCGCCCGGTACCGGGAGGAGCTGCGCTTCGTCCGCTCCACCACGGTGGCGCTGCGGCGGGCGGTGCGCGCCTCGGTCGAGCCCGTCGCCGCGAGCGCGGGGACCGTCATCGCGGGCCTGCTGTGCCTGCTCCTGTCCGACCTGTCGTCCAACCGCAGCCTCGGCCCGGTCGCCGCGATCGGCATCGCCGCGGCGTTCGTCGCCGCGCTCACGCTCCTCCCCGCCCTCCTGCTCGTCGCCGGCCAGCGGTCGCGCGCGCTGTTCTGGCCGCGCATGCCCCGGTACGAGGGCGCGCACGCCGAGCACGACGGCGGGGCGACGGACGCGCAGACCACGCCCGTCGAGAGCGACGACGCGGTGCGCGTCGACGGGCACGGCGTGTGGTCGCGCGTCGCGAGCTTCGTCGGTCGGCACGACCGGCGCGTGTGGGTCGTCACGGCGCTGGTCCTCGCCGCGTGCGCGGCGTTCGTCCCGACGCTCGACGCCGAGGGAACGGGCGACTCGGAGGTGTTCCTCGCGGACGTCGACTCCGTCGCCGGCGAGGCGGCGCTCACGGAGCACTTCGAGGGCGTCTCCGCGCAGCCCGCGATCGTGATCGCCCCCGAGGAGGACCTCGACGCGGTCGTCGCGGCCGCCGAGGGCACCGAGGGAGTCGCCGCCGCCACGCCGGTCACCGACCAGCCTGCCGCCGCGCCGGGCGCACCCGCGCGCGGCGAACCGCTCGTCGTCGACGGACAGGTGCGGGTCGACGTCACGACCGACGCGCCGTCGGACAGCCAGGAGGCCGTCGAGACCGTCTCGGCGCTCCGTGACGCCGTGCACGACGTCTCGCCCGACGCGATGGTCGGGGGCGCCGCCGCCGAGCGGCTCGACACGCAGCTCGCGGGCCAGCGCGACCTGCGGACCATCGTGCCGGTCGTCCTCGCCGTGATCCTGCTCATCCTGATCCTGCTGCTGCGGTCCGTCGTCGCGCCGGTGCTCCTCATGCTCGCCAACGTGCTGTCGTTCGGCGCCGCGCTCGGCGTCGCCGCGATCGTGTTCGACCACGTGCTCGACTTCCCGGGCGCCGACCCGGCCGTCCCGCTCTACGCGTTCTGCTTCCTCGTCGCGCTCGGGGTCGACTACTCGATCTTCCTCATGACGCGCGTGCGGGAGGAGAGCCTGCGGGTCGGGACGCGGCGCGGCGTCCTGCGGGGCCTCGCGGTCACGGGGTCGGTCATCACGTCGGCCGGGGTCGTGCTGGCCACGACGTTCGCCGCGCTCGGCATCATCCCGCTGCTGTTCCTCGCCCAGCTCGCGTTCATCGTCGCGTTCGGCGTCCTCGTCGACACGCTCGTGGTGCGGTCGCTGCTCGTGCCCGCGCTCGTGCACGACGTCGGCCGTCGGGCCTGGTGGCCGAGCGCGCTCGGGCGCACGGACCGGGGCCCGGGGGAGCCGGGTCAGCCGGCGGGGAGCGGCTCGGCCGGGCAGTCCGCGAGCACGCGCGCCATCGCCTCGGACTCCGACGGCGTCACCGCGAGCTCGTAG
- a CDS encoding TIGR01777 family oxidoreductase, whose product MDIVVAGSHGFIGAELLERLREDGHRVRRLVRRAPQTSDEHEWDPDAGVLDPGVLAGADAVVNLAGAGIGDHRWTTEYKRTLVTSRTRTTGLLARTMAGLDAPPPVWVQGSAIGYYGDRGAQVLTETSASGDGFLARLVREWEAATAPAEQAGVRVVHARTGIVLSSEGGALGRLLPLLRLGVGGRLGPGTQYWSWITLRDEVDALRHLLTAPVHGPVNLCSPHPATNAEITRALARELHRPAVLAVPSVALRVVLGELASDILGSQRALPTVLEASGFTYSDPLLDDAVRRVAERR is encoded by the coding sequence ATGGACATCGTCGTGGCGGGCTCGCACGGATTCATCGGTGCGGAGCTGCTCGAGCGGCTGCGCGAGGACGGCCACCGCGTGCGCCGGCTCGTGCGGCGTGCCCCGCAGACGTCCGACGAGCACGAGTGGGACCCCGACGCCGGCGTCCTGGACCCCGGCGTGCTCGCCGGGGCCGACGCCGTCGTCAACCTCGCGGGCGCAGGGATCGGCGACCACCGCTGGACGACCGAGTACAAGCGCACCCTGGTCACGTCCCGGACCCGGACCACCGGGCTCCTGGCCCGGACCATGGCCGGCCTCGACGCGCCACCGCCGGTCTGGGTCCAGGGCTCCGCGATCGGCTACTACGGCGACCGGGGCGCGCAGGTGCTCACCGAGACGTCGGCGTCGGGCGACGGGTTCCTCGCCCGGCTGGTCCGGGAGTGGGAGGCCGCGACCGCGCCGGCCGAGCAGGCGGGCGTCCGCGTGGTCCACGCCCGGACGGGCATCGTGCTCTCCTCCGAGGGCGGTGCCCTCGGCCGGCTCCTCCCGCTGCTGCGGCTCGGCGTCGGCGGACGCCTCGGCCCCGGCACGCAGTACTGGAGCTGGATCACGCTGCGCGACGAGGTCGACGCGCTGCGCCACCTGCTCACCGCTCCCGTGCACGGGCCCGTCAACCTCTGCTCCCCCCACCCGGCCACGAACGCGGAGATCACCCGCGCGCTCGCGCGAGAGCTCCACCGCCCGGCCGTGCTGGCCGTCCCCTCCGTCGCGCTGCGCGTCGTGCTCGGCGAGCTGGCCTCGGACATCCTCGGCTCCCAGCGCGCCCTCCCCACCGTGCTCGAGGCGAGCGGGTTCACCTACTCCGACCCCCTGCTCGACGACGCCGTCCGGCGGGTCGCCGAGCGGCGCTGA